A genome region from Sphingobacteriaceae bacterium GW460-11-11-14-LB5 includes the following:
- a CDS encoding collagen-binding protein: MLIKYYLALFSLLFLSTTIFAQKKITLSGTIRDAGTGETLIGATVRISGASTAATLTNNYGYFALTQTEGTYTVAISYTGYTSVVKTINLTKDTKLNEELKSANDLDEVTVSANNRKNDNVKSAQMGLERIDMKSLNSIPVLLGEKDILKTIQLLPGVKSGGEGNTGFYVRGGAADQNLIILDEAVVYNSSHLLGFFSTFNADAIKDVSLYKGGMPAQYGGRLSSVLDVKMDDGNNKEFKFQGGIGLIASRLKAEGPIVKDRGSFMVSFRRTYIDLFLRASPDSSVNGSTLNFYDINAKANYKINDKNTIYISGYFGKDNIGVKDLFENNWGNVTTTIRLNHIFNDRLFSNTSLIYNNYNYTVRLLNDATNFKATSLVRDFNFKEDFQYFSNKHTLRFGVNATQHRISPIDIDSDEASQVNSLTQERRYGIESAAYISDEWAVNEHLNFLYGVRLAAFSLMGPGNFSTYDADGNIISTENVAKGKFHKNYFNLEPRFSVSYLFNEENSIKASYNRNTQNVHILTNATSSSPTDQYVLSSNNIKPEIADQVALGYFKNIQDNNYELSGEIYYKWLQNQIDYKNAAELLANSNVESELLYGIGRAYGMELFFKKKFGKLNGWVGYTLSRTERKFTELNDGKYFPARQDRTHDISVVGIYNMTKRWTFSSSFIYSTGNAVTYPAGKYSVGGQMAYYYTQRNAGRMPYNMRLDVSATLEGKVRKKYQSSWNFGIYNLLARKNPYAIEFITDPDHPGKTAAQQTSLFGLIPSITWNFKF; encoded by the coding sequence ATGCTCATAAAATACTACTTAGCTTTATTCTCCCTTCTTTTTCTCTCCACAACTATTTTTGCTCAAAAAAAAATTACCCTTAGCGGCACCATTCGCGATGCAGGCACAGGCGAAACCTTGATTGGTGCAACGGTAAGGATTTCCGGCGCTTCTACAGCTGCAACCCTAACCAATAATTATGGTTATTTTGCATTAACACAAACCGAAGGTACCTATACCGTGGCGATAAGTTATACGGGTTACACATCCGTTGTTAAAACCATCAATTTAACAAAAGATACCAAGTTAAATGAGGAATTAAAGAGTGCAAACGATTTAGACGAAGTGACGGTAAGTGCCAACAACCGTAAAAACGACAACGTTAAAAGTGCGCAGATGGGCCTGGAAAGGATTGATATGAAATCGCTTAATTCTATCCCGGTGTTGCTTGGCGAAAAGGATATCTTAAAAACCATCCAGCTGTTGCCCGGCGTAAAATCTGGCGGTGAAGGGAATACAGGTTTTTATGTTCGCGGTGGAGCTGCCGATCAGAATTTAATTATTCTGGATGAGGCTGTCGTGTATAACTCATCACACTTACTTGGCTTTTTCTCTACTTTTAATGCCGATGCCATAAAAGATGTAAGCTTATATAAAGGTGGTATGCCTGCACAATATGGAGGTCGTTTATCGTCGGTTTTAGATGTTAAAATGGATGATGGGAATAATAAAGAGTTTAAATTTCAGGGCGGTATTGGTTTAATTGCTTCGCGTTTAAAAGCAGAAGGGCCGATTGTAAAGGACAGGGGCTCCTTTATGGTGAGTTTCCGCAGGACTTATATCGATCTGTTTTTAAGGGCTTCGCCAGATTCATCCGTTAACGGCAGTACTTTAAATTTTTACGATATTAATGCCAAGGCGAATTATAAAATCAATGATAAAAATACCATTTACATTTCCGGCTATTTCGGTAAAGATAATATTGGTGTTAAAGACCTGTTTGAGAACAACTGGGGGAATGTAACCACCACCATCCGTTTAAACCATATTTTTAACGACCGTTTGTTTTCCAATACCTCGTTAATTTACAATAACTATAATTATACCGTTCGCTTGCTAAATGATGCCACCAATTTTAAGGCCACCTCATTGGTACGCGATTTTAACTTTAAAGAAGATTTTCAGTATTTCAGCAATAAACATACCCTTCGTTTTGGGGTAAACGCCACTCAGCACCGCATCTCTCCGATCGATATCGACAGCGATGAAGCATCGCAGGTGAATTCGCTGACACAGGAAAGGCGTTACGGGATCGAATCGGCTGCTTATATTTCTGATGAGTGGGCGGTAAACGAACATTTAAACTTTTTATATGGCGTGCGTTTGGCGGCTTTTTCTTTAATGGGGCCTGGTAATTTTAGCACCTATGATGCTGATGGAAATATCATATCGACTGAAAATGTAGCTAAGGGTAAATTCCATAAAAATTACTTTAACCTCGAGCCACGTTTTTCGGTAAGTTATCTGTTTAATGAAGAAAATTCGATTAAGGCTTCTTACAACCGCAATACACAAAATGTACATATTTTAACCAATGCCACCTCTAGTTCGCCAACCGATCAGTATGTGTTGAGCAGCAATAATATCAAGCCCGAAATAGCCGATCAGGTGGCTTTGGGTTATTTTAAAAATATCCAGGATAATAATTATGAACTCTCAGGTGAGATTTATTATAAGTGGCTTCAGAACCAGATCGATTATAAAAATGCAGCCGAATTATTGGCCAACTCCAATGTAGAATCAGAACTTTTATATGGAATAGGCAGGGCTTATGGAATGGAGTTGTTTTTTAAGAAAAAATTTGGCAAGCTGAATGGTTGGGTGGGTTATACCTTATCGCGCACGGAGCGTAAGTTTACAGAACTTAATGATGGTAAATATTTTCCGGCAAGGCAGGATCGTACACATGATATCTCAGTGGTTGGTATTTACAACATGACCAAACGGTGGACTTTCTCTTCAAGCTTTATTTACAGCACAGGTAATGCCGTAACCTATCCGGCAGGAAAATATAGTGTTGGTGGACAAATGGCCTACTATTATACGCAAAGAAATGCGGGTCGTATGCCTTACAACATGCGCTTAGATGTGAGTGCAACCCTTGAAGGAAAGGTGAGGAAGAAATACCAGTCGAGCTGGAATTTTGGTATCTACAATCTACTTGCCCGCAAAAATCCTTACGCCATTGAGTTTATTACCGACCCGGATCATCCGGGTAAAACTGCTGCCCAGCAAACTTCGCTATTCGGTCTTATTCCATCAATTACCTGGAACTTTAAATTTTAA
- a CDS encoding SusC/RagA family TonB-linked outer membrane protein, which produces MRGRFTFVFFIYCIMAFPLALLAQDIPVTGKVTEQNGSPLPGVTVKLDGTTRAASTDANGVFSIQAPVGGKLTISLIGMAPQTVTIPAGGRINVSLTADSKDLTEVVVVGYGTQKKSVVTGAISSVKASDLENQPVVRIEQSLQGRTSGLTIAATSGQPGSSSTVRLRGFTSFGNSKNDPLWVIDGVVIDAGGIGYLNQDDIESIEVLKDGASAAIYGTRAAAGVILVTTKKGKAGTLNINYSGYYGTQAPAKRLDLLDATQYATLRNQALVSAGKAPAFANPAALGAGTDWQDLIFNNSAPKQSHEFSVSGGSEKATYFTSFGYTDIKGIVATPISKFNRANVRINTSFKPIKGVTFGENLGYSHGVNSGIGETNREFGGVLSSAINLDPITPSIITDPASQSAFFPSATGNPVQNAAATRNGDGQLFGISPYVLQEMKNPLAMIQNRLGNYGYDHNIVGNVFADLEPIKGLHIRSSLGTKMAFYGSNSFTPIAYYNTSTPINQSSLSRENTYVINWNLENTISYNKVIDKHNFTFLLGHGEYKDGNQRRATVVYNNVPAKTFDEASFRYNALPADRTNSSGGDGTDHRINSLFSRIQYNYGEKYLFSALIRRDGSSRFGGNNKFGYFPSGSIGWVPTLENFFPKNDVLTFLKIRGSYGITGNDGIGDFPYIPIVGAGGDRNYVFGSTNETVYVGYSPGAPANPDLKWEETRQADIGIDATLFKNLTLTVDIYDKKTTGILQNPPIPGYAGYGSFAQNVADIQNRGLEIELGYRNKIGQLDFGVNGNISFYKNKVTQLLPGNLFLEDNSATFQNFGNITRTGLNLPYQQYYGYQSLGIFQSQAEVDSYFGADGVTKLQPNAKPGDLKFANLTNDNIINPDDRTYLGNPNPTVSYGITINLGYKNFDFTAFGSGSGGNQIFQGLRRLDIATANYQSKYLDAWTPSNTGASLPRIVDGDPNGNYSKFTNLYLESGNFFRLRTMQLGYSLPKNIISKWGMKKLRVYVLAENLFTITKYTGYDPELGVTADSGGGAQYGIDRGAYPQARAFLFGLNVGF; this is translated from the coding sequence ATGAGAGGAAGATTTACATTCGTATTCTTCATTTACTGTATCATGGCATTTCCGCTGGCCTTACTGGCACAAGATATTCCGGTTACAGGAAAAGTAACAGAACAAAATGGTAGCCCTTTACCGGGTGTAACAGTTAAGCTCGATGGAACTACCAGGGCGGCATCTACTGATGCCAATGGTGTTTTTAGCATTCAGGCACCTGTAGGAGGCAAATTAACCATCAGTTTAATTGGTATGGCGCCACAAACGGTAACTATTCCGGCAGGCGGCCGTATTAATGTATCGCTTACAGCCGATTCGAAAGATTTAACAGAAGTAGTGGTGGTGGGTTATGGTACCCAAAAGAAAAGTGTGGTAACGGGGGCAATCTCAAGTGTTAAGGCTTCAGATTTAGAAAATCAACCTGTGGTTCGTATCGAGCAATCATTACAGGGCAGAACCTCAGGTTTAACCATTGCGGCAACTTCTGGCCAGCCAGGTTCAAGCTCAACCGTACGTTTAAGAGGTTTTACTTCTTTTGGTAATAGCAAAAACGATCCGCTTTGGGTAATTGATGGTGTGGTGATTGATGCAGGTGGTATTGGCTATTTAAACCAGGATGATATCGAATCAATCGAGGTGCTTAAAGATGGTGCTTCTGCCGCCATTTACGGAACACGTGCTGCTGCGGGTGTTATTTTGGTAACCACCAAAAAAGGTAAAGCAGGTACGCTGAACATTAACTACAGCGGTTACTACGGCACACAGGCGCCAGCTAAAAGATTAGACTTGTTGGATGCTACACAATATGCAACTTTGCGTAACCAGGCACTTGTTAGTGCAGGTAAAGCCCCGGCATTTGCCAATCCTGCAGCATTAGGTGCGGGTACAGATTGGCAGGATTTGATTTTTAACAATAGTGCTCCAAAGCAAAGCCATGAGTTTAGCGTATCTGGAGGAAGTGAGAAAGCAACTTATTTTACCTCTTTTGGTTATACCGATATTAAGGGGATTGTAGCAACACCTATTTCTAAATTTAACAGGGCAAATGTGCGTATCAATACCTCATTTAAGCCCATTAAAGGTGTAACATTTGGCGAAAATTTAGGTTATAGCCATGGGGTTAACAGTGGTATTGGTGAGACTAACCGTGAGTTTGGTGGCGTATTAAGTTCGGCAATTAATTTAGATCCGATTACGCCTTCAATTATTACAGATCCGGCTTCACAATCGGCTTTTTTCCCTTCGGCTACAGGCAATCCGGTACAAAATGCTGCAGCAACCAGAAATGGTGATGGGCAGCTTTTTGGGATCTCACCTTATGTACTACAGGAAATGAAGAACCCGCTGGCAATGATCCAGAACCGATTAGGGAACTATGGCTATGACCATAACATTGTAGGTAATGTTTTTGCCGATCTCGAACCTATAAAAGGTCTGCACATTCGTTCATCGTTGGGTACAAAAATGGCTTTTTATGGAAGTAACTCATTTACCCCGATAGCCTATTACAATACTTCAACACCTATTAACCAATCTTCGTTATCAAGAGAGAATACCTATGTAATTAACTGGAACCTGGAGAATACGATCTCGTACAATAAGGTGATAGATAAACATAATTTCACCTTCCTATTGGGTCATGGGGAGTATAAAGATGGCAACCAGCGCAGGGCGACTGTAGTGTACAACAATGTACCTGCAAAAACTTTCGATGAAGCATCTTTCAGGTACAATGCCTTGCCTGCCGATAGAACAAACAGTAGCGGTGGCGATGGTACCGATCACAGAATCAACTCACTTTTTTCAAGGATCCAGTATAACTATGGTGAGAAATATCTGTTTTCTGCCTTGATCAGACGTGATGGATCATCAAGGTTTGGAGGTAATAATAAATTTGGTTACTTCCCTTCAGGTTCGATAGGATGGGTACCTACTTTAGAAAACTTTTTCCCTAAAAATGATGTGCTTACCTTCCTGAAAATTCGTGGAAGTTACGGTATTACCGGAAATGATGGTATTGGCGATTTTCCTTATATCCCAATTGTAGGGGCAGGAGGAGATCGTAATTACGTATTTGGTTCTACAAATGAAACCGTTTATGTAGGGTATAGCCCAGGTGCTCCGGCCAATCCTGATCTGAAGTGGGAAGAAACCCGTCAGGCAGATATTGGTATCGATGCAACACTATTCAAGAACTTAACCTTAACTGTTGATATTTATGATAAGAAAACCACGGGTATTTTACAAAACCCACCAATACCGGGGTATGCTGGTTACGGAAGTTTTGCGCAAAACGTGGCAGATATCCAAAACAGGGGTTTAGAGATTGAGTTGGGCTATAGAAATAAAATCGGTCAGTTAGATTTTGGTGTAAACGGAAACATTTCGTTTTACAAAAACAAAGTTACGCAGTTACTTCCCGGCAACCTTTTCTTAGAAGATAATAGCGCAACCTTCCAGAATTTTGGAAACATTACCAGAACAGGTTTAAATCTGCCTTACCAGCAATATTATGGCTACCAGTCTTTGGGTATTTTCCAAAGTCAGGCCGAAGTAGACAGTTATTTTGGAGCTGATGGTGTAACCAAATTACAACCCAATGCAAAACCTGGTGATTTAAAATTTGCCAACTTAACTAACGATAACATCATCAATCCTGATGACCGTACCTATTTAGGTAATCCAAACCCCACTGTAAGTTATGGTATCACGATTAATCTAGGTTACAAAAACTTCGATTTTACTGCTTTCGGCAGTGGTTCGGGCGGCAATCAAATTTTTCAGGGCTTAAGAAGGTTAGATATTGCTACAGCAAATTACCAAAGCAAATATTTAGATGCATGGACCCCAAGTAATACCGGAGCATCCCTTCCACGTATTGTTGATGGCGATCCAAATGGTAACTACTCTAAATTTACTAACCTGTACCTGGAAAGTGGTAATTTCTTCAGGTTAAGAACCATGCAACTGGGTTACTCATTGCCTAAAAACATCATTAGCAAATGGGGCATGAAAAAACTTCGGGTTTATGTGCTTGCAGAAAACTTATTTACGATAACCAAATACACGGGTTACGATCCTGAATTGGGCGTAACTGCCGATTCTGGTGGTGGTGCACAATACGGTATCGATCGTGGTGCTTATCCACAGGCAAGGGCATTTTTGTTTGGCTTAAATGTTGGATTTTAA
- a CDS encoding glucosylceramidase yields the protein MLSTKAFRLFIVAVFTFPSFAVIAQNQPEVWLTKADRSVLFARQAAALSFTATKNNWPSITVNDKETYQTIDGFGYALTGGSAQHIIKMSAQARAALLKELFATDGNNIGVSYIRLSIGASDLNEKVFSYNDLPEGQTDLTQAKFDLGPDKVDVIPVMKEILAINPKLKIMGSPWSPPLWMKTTYDARGGMLKPEYYNAYARYFVRYVKEMQKEGIPVDAVTVQNEPLHPGNNPSLLMVAPDQALFVKKFLGPAFAKANIKTKIIVYDHNADRPDYPISILDDPEAKKYIDGSAFHLYGGKIEALSDVHNAHPDKNIYFSEQMVVEQPDATDIKIVNPVRRLIIGATRNWSKNVLEWNLAADPENKPYTDRGGCSMCQGAVTIDQDTYSRNLAYYSIAHASKFVRPGAVRVATNDLTDLPNVAFKTPDGKHVLIVANSGKNANTFNIGFNGKMLVATLDKGSVATYIW from the coding sequence ATGCTTTCTACCAAAGCTTTTCGCCTTTTTATTGTTGCTGTTTTTACCTTTCCTTCCTTTGCTGTTATTGCCCAAAACCAGCCTGAAGTTTGGCTGACCAAAGCAGATCGGTCTGTTTTATTCGCCAGGCAGGCAGCCGCTTTAAGTTTTACGGCTACAAAAAACAATTGGCCAAGCATTACCGTAAACGATAAAGAAACCTATCAAACTATCGATGGTTTTGGTTATGCCTTAACCGGTGGAAGTGCACAACATATCATTAAAATGTCGGCACAAGCCAGGGCTGCCTTACTCAAAGAATTATTTGCTACCGATGGAAACAACATTGGGGTAAGTTACATCAGGCTAAGCATTGGCGCTTCCGATTTAAATGAAAAAGTATTTTCTTACAACGACCTTCCAGAAGGTCAAACCGATTTAACGCAGGCTAAATTTGACCTGGGCCCCGATAAAGTGGATGTGATTCCGGTAATGAAGGAAATCCTGGCTATAAACCCAAAGTTAAAAATTATGGGTTCGCCATGGTCTCCCCCCTTATGGATGAAAACCACTTACGATGCCCGTGGCGGGATGTTAAAACCCGAATACTACAATGCTTACGCCAGATATTTTGTGCGGTATGTAAAGGAAATGCAAAAAGAAGGAATCCCTGTTGATGCGGTTACCGTTCAAAATGAACCTTTGCATCCGGGCAATAACCCTAGCTTGCTGATGGTTGCACCAGATCAGGCACTTTTTGTAAAAAAATTCTTAGGCCCTGCATTTGCCAAAGCCAATATCAAAACCAAAATTATTGTTTACGACCATAATGCCGACCGGCCCGATTACCCGATTAGCATTTTAGATGATCCTGAAGCCAAAAAATATATCGATGGATCTGCCTTTCATTTGTATGGGGGAAAGATCGAAGCTTTAAGTGATGTGCACAATGCCCATCCTGATAAGAATATTTACTTCTCGGAGCAAATGGTCGTTGAACAGCCAGATGCTACAGATATTAAAATTGTGAATCCCGTTAGGCGCTTAATTATCGGGGCTACCCGTAACTGGAGCAAAAATGTGCTTGAATGGAATTTAGCTGCCGATCCTGAAAATAAACCTTATACCGACAGGGGCGGTTGTTCGATGTGCCAGGGTGCAGTAACGATTGATCAAGATACCTATAGCAGGAACCTGGCTTATTATTCCATTGCGCATGCTTCTAAATTTGTACGACCGGGTGCTGTTCGGGTAGCTACAAATGATTTGACCGATCTGCCCAATGTTGCCTTTAAAACCCCAGATGGTAAACATGTTTTAATTGTAGCCAATAGTGGAAAAAACGCCAATACCTTTAACATTGGTTTTAATGGCAAAATGCTCGTTGCAACACTCGATAAAGGATCTGTAGCCACTTATATCTGGTAA
- a CDS encoding RagB/SusD family nutrient uptake outer membrane protein → MMKKNFLYFTAVVLSVSLGSCKKDLEVNPQDRITLDNYYKTQADAFTGLVAIYDRFAYQSGGLYDKSAVMSVAGDDQLAGGGGPSDINDLQVMQTYTLNASTGPQGYLWSRGYSGIYRVNVLLQKIVDIPMDATLKARYIAEAKTMRAAFYFDLVTFFKNVPIIEGTVDPKDLYNVVQAAPAAVYAYVEKDLADAIPGLPNTVPAATEGGRLTKGAAQALLGKVLLYQKKWQAAADQFAVVNGTAPGVSPSVYGYKLIPNFGDLWKPSNKFNSEAIIEFVHSNKSNGNWSAAGNSEGNLLSITTGPRGYSKTVSTAPDYFSGYSFLVFTKAFFDFIHFDPRNAATVANLDSLQTNGIAKYTAGYNNTGYFFAKYMGLTTQAAANTPELNFGIDEYEIRLADTYLMEAEALMNAGAAVGAGSRAYALLNAVRARVGLNPVAVTQANIEKERRLELAGEGQRFPDLVRWGKAAATLASKGFIAGRHEVFPIPQGELNNTKIEQNKEWGGTK, encoded by the coding sequence ATGATGAAAAAGAATTTTTTATACTTTACAGCAGTTGTACTTTCTGTATCGTTGGGTTCGTGCAAAAAGGATTTGGAAGTAAATCCGCAAGACCGTATAACTTTAGATAATTATTATAAAACACAAGCCGATGCCTTTACGGGTTTGGTGGCCATATACGATAGGTTTGCTTACCAATCGGGTGGCTTGTACGATAAATCGGCTGTCATGAGTGTTGCAGGCGATGATCAGCTTGCAGGTGGGGGCGGCCCAAGTGATATTAATGATTTGCAGGTGATGCAAACCTATACACTTAATGCCAGCACAGGTCCTCAGGGTTACCTTTGGAGCAGAGGATATAGCGGAATTTATAGAGTGAATGTTCTGCTGCAAAAAATTGTAGATATCCCGATGGATGCGACCTTAAAAGCGAGGTATATTGCCGAAGCCAAAACCATGCGTGCAGCATTTTATTTCGATCTGGTTACCTTCTTTAAAAATGTGCCAATTATAGAAGGCACTGTTGATCCAAAAGATTTATACAATGTTGTTCAGGCTGCACCAGCTGCAGTGTATGCTTATGTAGAAAAAGATCTAGCTGATGCTATACCAGGATTGCCAAATACAGTTCCGGCTGCTACAGAAGGTGGTCGCTTAACTAAAGGTGCTGCACAGGCCTTACTGGGCAAGGTTTTATTGTACCAGAAAAAATGGCAGGCAGCTGCAGATCAGTTTGCTGTGGTAAACGGCACTGCACCTGGTGTTTCACCTTCGGTTTATGGCTACAAGCTTATTCCTAATTTTGGTGATTTGTGGAAACCAAGCAATAAATTCAATTCAGAAGCCATCATAGAGTTTGTGCACAGCAATAAATCTAACGGTAACTGGTCTGCAGCCGGTAATAGCGAAGGTAATTTATTATCCATCACAACGGGTCCACGTGGATATAGCAAAACGGTTTCTACTGCTCCTGATTATTTTAGCGGCTATAGTTTCCTTGTATTTACAAAAGCCTTTTTTGATTTCATCCATTTCGATCCGAGAAATGCGGCCACGGTAGCCAACTTAGATAGTTTGCAAACTAATGGTATTGCCAAGTACACTGCCGGGTACAATAACACAGGGTATTTCTTTGCTAAGTACATGGGCTTAACTACCCAGGCAGCCGCAAATACACCAGAGTTAAATTTCGGAATAGATGAATACGAAATCCGTTTGGCCGATACTTATTTAATGGAGGCTGAAGCTTTGATGAATGCCGGTGCGGCAGTAGGCGCAGGCTCAAGGGCTTATGCTTTGCTTAATGCCGTTCGTGCAAGGGTAGGATTAAATCCCGTTGCCGTAACACAGGCCAACATTGAAAAAGAAAGAAGATTGGAACTAGCAGGCGAAGGCCAGCGTTTTCCTGATCTTGTACGTTGGGGCAAAGCTGCTGCAACATTGGCTTCGAAAGGTTTCATTGCTGGACGTCACGAAGTTTTTCCTATTCCGCAAGGCGAACTGAATAACACCAAAATCGAGCAGAATAAAGAATGGGGTGGTACCAAATAA
- a CDS encoding glycosyl hydrolase family 5 has product MSFTKSILYIFLLSTVSFTGFSQGFLKADGKRIVNQKGENVLLRGFGLGGWMLQEGYMLKINKEAQQYRIRERIEELMGPKQTQEFYDAWLANHMRKIDVDSMKRWGFNSIRLPMHYNLYTLPVDKEPVAGKNTWLEKGFALTDSLLSWCKANNMYLILDLHAAPGGQGNDLNIADRDPSKPYLWDSEANQEKTIALWKKLAERYKDEPYIGAYDILNEPNYGFTNPEEDKNGTKEKVNAPLRKLMVEITKAIREVDQKHIIIIEGNGWGNNYNGIFPLWDKNMVLSYHKYWNYNDQASIAHIIKARDEQNVPVWLGETGENSNVWFTDAIHLLEKNNIGWSWWPLKKIGGNNPMEIKSNPNYDALVKYLNNGGNKPKDSNVYSGLMELAIYSRLENTIIHHDVIDAMIRQPFSNGTKPFKTSLIKNKSIVYAVDYDLGKNGKAYFDTDTADYHTSTGKRSAGNRGRIYRNDGVDIAKDSTQYEKYYVNHIEKGEWLQYTVNVSQKGTYTLKINAAADNAAGRINIIVDGKQVAQNVVIPNTGDPKKFSTFEVKKVALKAGKQKIKILTAAGGYNFGYIQFVK; this is encoded by the coding sequence ATGTCTTTCACAAAATCGATATTATATATTTTTCTGCTCAGTACCGTTTCGTTTACAGGGTTTAGTCAGGGTTTTTTAAAAGCCGATGGTAAAAGAATAGTGAACCAAAAAGGGGAGAATGTTTTACTCCGTGGTTTTGGTTTAGGTGGCTGGATGTTGCAAGAGGGTTATATGCTCAAAATCAATAAAGAGGCACAACAGTATCGGATTCGCGAGCGCATAGAAGAATTGATGGGCCCAAAACAAACCCAGGAGTTTTACGATGCCTGGCTGGCCAATCACATGCGCAAAATCGATGTGGACTCCATGAAACGCTGGGGCTTTAATTCCATCCGCCTCCCTATGCATTACAATCTGTATACCTTGCCGGTAGATAAAGAACCTGTTGCCGGTAAAAATACCTGGCTGGAAAAAGGCTTTGCTTTAACCGATAGTTTGTTGTCGTGGTGTAAGGCCAATAACATGTACCTCATTTTAGATTTACACGCTGCACCCGGCGGACAAGGGAACGATCTAAACATCGCCGACCGTGATCCCTCCAAACCGTATTTATGGGATAGTGAGGCTAACCAGGAAAAAACCATAGCACTTTGGAAAAAACTGGCCGAACGATATAAAGATGAACCTTACATTGGTGCATACGACATTTTGAATGAGCCTAATTATGGTTTCACCAATCCTGAAGAAGATAAAAACGGAACGAAAGAAAAAGTGAATGCGCCTTTGCGTAAGTTAATGGTCGAGATTACCAAAGCCATCCGTGAAGTTGATCAAAAACACATCATTATTATCGAAGGAAATGGCTGGGGGAATAATTACAACGGCATTTTCCCGCTTTGGGACAAAAACATGGTACTGAGCTACCACAAATACTGGAATTATAATGATCAGGCTTCAATAGCCCATATTATTAAAGCCAGAGATGAACAGAACGTTCCGGTTTGGCTGGGCGAAACGGGCGAAAATTCGAATGTTTGGTTTACGGATGCCATCCATCTATTAGAAAAAAATAATATCGGCTGGTCCTGGTGGCCATTGAAAAAAATCGGCGGCAATAATCCGATGGAAATTAAATCCAATCCTAATTATGATGCACTGGTGAAGTACCTGAATAACGGTGGAAATAAGCCTAAAGATAGCAATGTGTACAGCGGTTTAATGGAGCTGGCTATTTATTCGAGATTAGAAAACACCATCATCCACCACGATGTGATCGATGCCATGATCCGCCAGCCCTTTAGCAATGGAACCAAACCTTTCAAGACCAGTTTAATCAAAAATAAAAGTATAGTGTATGCTGTAGATTACGATTTAGGTAAAAATGGCAAAGCTTACTTTGATACAGATACAGCCGATTACCATACCTCAACCGGAAAACGAAGTGCAGGTAACCGCGGCCGGATTTACCGGAATGATGGTGTAGATATTGCAAAAGATTCTACACAGTACGAAAAGTATTATGTAAACCATATCGAAAAAGGAGAGTGGTTACAGTACACCGTAAATGTGTCGCAAAAAGGAACGTACACGTTAAAAATAAATGCTGCAGCCGATAATGCCGCAGGCAGGATTAACATTATTGTTGATGGTAAACAAGTTGCTCAGAATGTTGTGATCCCTAATACCGGAGACCCTAAAAAGTTTAGCACTTTTGAAGTTAAAAAGGTAGCTTTAAAAGCAGGCAAACAAAAAATTAAGATTTTAACCGCTGCAGGCGGTTATAATTTTGGTTATATTCAATTTGTAAAATAA